Proteins co-encoded in one Pogona vitticeps strain Pit_001003342236 chromosome 9, PviZW2.1, whole genome shotgun sequence genomic window:
- the SYF2 gene encoding pre-mRNA-splicing factor SYF2 — MAAATVSGLPAPEPATSDSSEDQMTPEEAAAQKREERLRKFRELHLKRNEARKLNHQEVVEEDKRLKLPANWEAKKARLEWELKVEEKKKECLAKGEDYERVKLLEISAEDAERFERKKKKKNPDLGFSDYAAAQLRQYQRLTRQIKPDLEQYEKLKEESGEEFYPTSNSLLHGTHVPCKEGVDRMVSDLEKQIQKREKYSRRRPYNDDADIDYINERNAKFNKKAERFYGKYTAEIKQNLERGTAV, encoded by the exons ATGGCGGCGGCGACGGTTAGCGGCCTTCCTGCGCCCGAGCCG GCTACTTCTGACAGTTCAGAAGATCAGATGACACCAGAGGAGGCGGCAGCACAGAAGAGAGAAGAGCGGCTTCGAAAATTCAGAGAACTTCATTTGAAAAGG AATGAAGCTCGCAAGTTGAATCATCAAGAAGTTGTGGAGGAGGATAAAAGGCTCAAGTTGCCAGCAAACTGGGAAGCTAAAAAGGCTCGTTTAGAATGGGAGCTGaaggtggaggaaaagaaaaag GAGTGTTTGGCCAAAGGAGAGGATTACGAGAGGGTGAAATTGCTAGAAATCAGCGCAGAGGATGCAGAGCGAtttgagaggaagaagaagaagaaaaatcctgaCCTTGGGTTTTCAG ATTATGCAGCGGCTCAATTACGCCAGTATCAGAGATTGACCAGGCAGATCAAACCTGACCTGGAGCAATATgaaaagctgaaagaagaaaG TGGTGAAGAGTTTTACCCAACTTCAAACAGTCTTCTCCATGGAACCCATGTGCCATGTAAAGAAGGCGTTGACAGGATGGTTTCAGATCTTGAGAAACA AATCCAAAAACGTGAGAAGTACAGCCGGAGACGCCCTTATAATGACGATGCAGATATCGACTATATTAACGAACGGAACGCCAAGTTCAATAAGAAGGCCGAGAGGTTCTATGGAAAATACACTGCAGAAATTAAGCAGAACCTGGAAAGAGGAACAGCTGTCTAG